One Pseudomonadota bacterium DNA segment encodes these proteins:
- a CDS encoding class I SAM-dependent methyltransferase, producing the protein MQPNQNTEETYYEKNQRFNFLVSWLHSFRYKNILALFRAVACQTEGKKIKVVEIGCAHAKLFSILNERFEIDYTGIEIDPHFVETAKSRYAHNSNFRVIHDSAANALSHMKNADILVALETFEHIPEHEVVRIIEAIATAQPTLFVCSVPVEIGPAIWLKNVGSLLTGYMRHTEYRWAETFWAGLYQLDKLPPHGTGHKGFDWRWLAQTIRHNMQVIEIRKFPFGFLPAAFAFSVFMVAAPRK; encoded by the coding sequence ATGCAGCCAAATCAGAATACCGAAGAAACATATTACGAAAAAAACCAGCGATTCAATTTCCTGGTGTCTTGGCTTCATTCGTTCCGCTACAAGAACATCCTCGCATTATTCAGAGCAGTAGCATGTCAAACCGAAGGCAAAAAGATCAAGGTTGTAGAGATTGGCTGCGCTCATGCAAAGCTGTTTTCAATACTCAATGAGCGGTTCGAGATTGACTACACGGGCATCGAAATCGACCCTCACTTCGTGGAAACAGCAAAATCAAGATATGCCCACAATTCTAATTTTCGAGTTATACATGACTCTGCCGCAAATGCTCTTTCTCACATGAAGAATGCAGACATTCTTGTCGCTTTGGAAACTTTCGAGCATATACCAGAGCACGAGGTGGTACGAATTATTGAAGCTATCGCCACTGCTCAACCTACTCTCTTCGTGTGTTCCGTTCCCGTAGAAATCGGACCGGCAATTTGGCTCAAGAATGTTGGCTCCCTTTTAACTGGCTACATGCGCCACACAGAATATCGGTGGGCGGAGACATTCTGGGCTGGTCTATATCAACTTGATAAGTTGCCGCCTCATGGGACTGGCCACAAGGGTTTTGATTGGAGATGGTTGGCACAGACGATAAGGCACAACATGCAAGTCATTGAGATTCGAAAGTTTCCATTTGGGTTCTTGCCAGCAGCATTTGCCTTCTCTGTGTTCATGGTCGCAG